Proteins encoded within one genomic window of Cyprinus carpio isolate SPL01 chromosome A15, ASM1834038v1, whole genome shotgun sequence:
- the LOC109081808 gene encoding signal peptide, CUB and EGF-like domain-containing protein 3 translates to MVHPSEAALCDAGSFLPFWHCCSCTFSCGHTGTGYQGSVRGCLCALSYRPLLQPGTSQPQGGYFIESCLPCPAGHHCASEGLDAPTGHCAAGFYCPIDFSSTTPHAFLCPKGHYCLLGSPLALLCPTGQYQPNPGLDNCIPCRPGYYCEEAIIGDPQPCPPHSYPPAATMVPQPCHNGTYTPPEVGGLLEERECLPCPPGKFCKYVHRSHEGASSTMGTYDLVDL, encoded by the exons ATGGTCCATCCATCAGAAGCAGCTCTCTGTGATGCTGG GTCATTTTTGCCCTTTTGGCACTGCTGCAGCTGTACCTTTTCCTGTGGGCACACTGGGACAGGTTACCAGGGCTCAGTCAGAGGCTGCCTGTGTGCCCTGTCCTACCGGCCTCTACTGCAACCTGGAACATCACAACCACAGG GGGGTTACTTCATAGAAAGCTGTCTTCCATGCCCAGCAGGGCATCATTGTGCCAGCGAGGGCCTGGATGCTCCAACTGGACACTGTGCTGCAGGTTTTTACTGCCCCATAGACTTCTCCTCCACCACCCCGCATGCCTTCCTCTGCCCCAAA GGTCATTACTGTCTCTTAGGCTCACCCCTGGCCTTGCTCTGCCCCACGGGACAGTACCAGCCAAATCCGGGCTTGGATAACTGCATCCCCTGTCGTCCAGGCTATTACTGTGAGGAGGCAATTATCGGAGACCCCCAGCCTTGCCCCCCACACTCCTACCCCCCTGCAG CCACAATGGTTCCTCAGCCCTGTCACAATGGCACATATACCCCACCTGAGGTCGGGGGTCTGCTagaggagagagagtgtttgcCGTGTCCACCAGGAAAGTTCTGCAAGTATGTTCACAGATCACATGAGGGTGCTTCTTCAACCATGGGCACTTATGACCTTGTGGACCtttag